A single genomic interval of Gouania willdenowi chromosome 22, fGouWil2.1, whole genome shotgun sequence harbors:
- the gabrr2a gene encoding gamma-aminobutyric acid receptor subunit rho-2a, translated as MRPAFGGPAIPVGVDVQVESLDSISEVDMDFTMTLYLRHYWKDERLSFTSSTNKSMTFDGRLVKKIWVPDVFFVHSKRSFIHDTTTDNIMLRVFPDGHVLYSLRVTVTAACNMDFSRFPLDSQTCSLELESYAYTDEDLMLYWKSGDESLSTDDRISLSQFLIQKFHTTSRLAFYSSTGWYNRLYINFTLRRHIFFFLLQTYFPATLMVMLSWVSFWIDRRAVPARVSLGITTVLTMSTIITGVNASMPRVSYIKAVDIYLWVSFVFVFLSVLEYAAVNYLSTVQDRRERKKRERARSQSLPCTCGISQTRTMNMLDDNYSEADTNSLAGYTEEPMLPIEEQEEMQEVPEKAEHMVVHLSVSSESTTTNIKKKKSLRTLNIIQNTHAIDKYSRMIFPGSYICFNLIYWSVYC; from the exons GTCCTGCCATCCCCGTAGGTGTGGATGTTCAGGTGGAGAGCTTGGACAGCATTTCTGAAGTTGATATG GACTTCACCATGACCCTGTACCTGAGGCACTACTGGAAGGATGAACGTCTGTCCTTCACCAGTAGCACCAACAAGAGCATGACCTTCGATGGGCGTCTTGTAAAGAAGATTTGGGTTCctgatgtgttttttgtgcactCTAAGAGGTCCTTCATCCATGACACCACCACGGACAACATCATGCTGCGAGTCTTTCCTGATGGACACGTGCTCTACAGCCTGAG AGTGACAGTGACAGCAGCTTGTAACATGGACTTCAGCCGCTTTCCTCTGGATTCTCAGACCTGCTCCTTGGAACTGGAAAGCT ACGCCTACACAGATGAAGACCTGATGCTGTACTGGAAGAGTGGGGACGAGTCCCTTAGTACGGACGATCGGATCTCATTATCACAGTTTCTCATTCAGAAGTTTCACACAACTTCTCGCTTAGCCTTCTACAGCagcacag gCTGGTACAATCGTCTCTACATCAACTTCACATTACGACGCCACATCTTCTTCTTCCTGCTGCAGACGTACTTCCCTGCCACACTGATGGTGATGCTCTCATGGGTTTCCTTTTGGATCGACCGCCGGGCTGTGCCTGCCAGAGTGTCACTGG GGATCACCACTGTCCTCACAATGTCCACTATCATCACTGGAGTCAATGCGTCAATGCCTCGAGTGTCCTACATCAAGGCTGTGGACATCTACCTCTGGGTTagctttgtctttgtcttccTGTCGGTGTTGGAATATGCTGCTGTTAACTACCTGTCCACCGTCCAGGACCGCAGGGAGcgcaaaaagagagagagagcgcgcTCGCAG TCGTTGCCCTGTACTTGTGGTATCTCCCAAACACGGACCATGAATATGTTGGACGATAACTACAGCGAGGCTGACACCAACAGTCTTGCCGGCTACACTGAGGAGCCCATGCTGCCCATTGAGGAGCAGGAAGAGATGCAAGAGGTCCCTGAGAAAGCAGAGCACATGGTGGTTCACCTGTCGGTCAGCAGTGAGTCCACCACCACCAATATCAAGAAAAAGAAGAGCTTACGAACTCTCAACATCATTCAGAACACACACGCCATTGACAAATACTCCCGAATGATTTTCCCAGGATCGTACATCTGCTTCAACCTTATTTACTGGTCAGTCTACTGCTGA